The Enterobacter kobei genome has a segment encoding these proteins:
- a CDS encoding molecular chaperone yields the protein MLKKLVISSVFMMTLAFSFAASATIQIMTTRVAFNAGEKEQTIRINNVSKAPELVQVWLSSTDKSDGIAKEDLPFFITPPAARINGQKGKVFRIFQTEGAAAKYPKDRETVLWLNVLDIPPEMAEDVDKNQLKMAFRTLIKFFYRPVGLKGNPMKAADELTWQLKKAANGYDVVGTNNSPFHVSMTNVWLRDAQGKDVMIDGEMIAPYSTLVYHFPQVNAVQGKGTFQYNYITDLGAYIKRTYNF from the coding sequence ATGTTAAAAAAACTTGTTATATCTTCTGTATTCATGATGACGCTGGCCTTTTCCTTTGCGGCCAGTGCAACGATTCAAATTATGACGACCCGCGTGGCATTCAACGCCGGGGAGAAAGAACAAACGATTCGTATTAATAACGTCAGCAAAGCGCCTGAACTGGTTCAGGTGTGGCTTTCCAGCACCGATAAGAGTGACGGCATCGCCAAAGAAGATTTGCCTTTCTTTATCACCCCACCGGCGGCCAGAATTAACGGCCAAAAGGGGAAAGTTTTCCGCATATTCCAGACGGAAGGCGCCGCCGCGAAATATCCAAAAGATCGTGAAACGGTTCTGTGGCTCAATGTCCTGGATATTCCGCCTGAAATGGCGGAAGACGTAGATAAAAATCAGCTAAAGATGGCGTTCAGAACGCTGATTAAATTTTTCTATCGCCCGGTTGGTCTGAAAGGTAATCCGATGAAAGCGGCGGATGAATTAACCTGGCAATTGAAAAAAGCAGCCAACGGTTATGACGTCGTTGGAACAAATAATTCGCCTTTCCATGTAAGCATGACAAATGTCTGGCTCAGAGATGCTCAGGGTAAAGATGTCATGATTGATGGCGAGATGATCGCGCCATATAGCACGCTGGTATATCACTTCCCGCAGGTTAACGCCGTGCAGGGGAAAGGGACATTCCAATACAATTATATTACCGATCTGGGTGCCTATATTAAGCGCAC